In the genome of Salinirussus salinus, one region contains:
- a CDS encoding GTP-binding protein: MSRETIPVTVLSGNLGAGKTTVLNNLLNTRTDLDVAVLVNDMGEVNVDAERVAEHSDISEDDEDLIELSNGCICCELRGDLLDALAKLAQAREFDYLVIESTGVAEPLPVAQTLTMGFDQGDLDPTEFYEETGIEVMDYYDLDTTVTVVDAHQFWTTFDSKESLMDGDTEKDLGSLLVEQIEFCDVLLLNKCDLVDEETLDEIEAMIEVLQPRAEIIRTEHGAVDPEAIVDTGRFDFEAASQSTGWMQELQEPHESAEEEHGVTSFVFESRRPFHPERFAELLDEFPTNVVRSKGHFWLAGREDMALGIDAAGQSIRIAPAGGWIAALPTEEREAYFEANPQLEEVWDEEWGDRGTRLVLIGTDMDHDALRTDLDAATLTDEEMDADWNAFEDRFPTFDLEAADEQTEATDADDPEEVGLAD; encoded by the coding sequence ATGAGTCGAGAGACTATTCCTGTCACCGTGCTGAGCGGCAACCTCGGCGCGGGCAAGACGACCGTGCTGAACAACCTCCTGAACACGCGAACCGACCTGGACGTCGCGGTCCTCGTCAACGACATGGGCGAGGTGAACGTCGACGCCGAGCGCGTCGCCGAACACTCGGACATCTCGGAAGACGACGAGGACCTGATCGAACTGTCGAACGGCTGTATCTGCTGTGAGCTACGCGGCGACCTGCTGGACGCGCTCGCGAAGCTCGCACAAGCTCGCGAGTTCGACTACCTGGTCATCGAATCGACCGGCGTCGCCGAACCGTTGCCCGTCGCCCAGACGCTCACCATGGGATTCGACCAGGGCGACCTCGACCCCACGGAGTTCTACGAGGAGACCGGCATCGAGGTGATGGATTACTATGACCTCGACACCACGGTCACCGTCGTCGACGCCCACCAGTTCTGGACGACGTTCGACTCGAAGGAATCGCTGATGGACGGCGACACCGAGAAGGACCTTGGAAGCCTCTTGGTCGAACAGATCGAGTTCTGCGACGTCCTCCTGTTGAACAAGTGTGACCTTGTCGACGAGGAGACGCTCGACGAGATCGAAGCGATGATCGAAGTGCTGCAACCGCGCGCGGAGATCATCCGAACCGAACACGGCGCCGTCGATCCGGAGGCAATCGTCGATACCGGTCGGTTCGATTTCGAAGCAGCGAGTCAGTCCACGGGCTGGATGCAAGAACTGCAGGAACCACACGAGTCTGCCGAGGAGGAACACGGCGTCACCTCGTTCGTTTTCGAATCTCGCCGACCGTTCCACCCCGAACGATTCGCCGAGTTGCTGGACGAGTTTCCGACGAATGTGGTCCGGTCGAAGGGCCACTTCTGGCTCGCGGGACGTGAAGATATGGCACTCGGGATAGATGCTGCTGGCCAATCTATCCGAATTGCACCCGCGGGCGGATGGATTGCGGCGCTTCCGACTGAAGAGCGTGAGGCCTACTTCGAGGCCAATCCCCAGCTAGAGGAGGTGTGGGACGAGGAGTGGGGTGACAGAGGAACCCGACTCGTTCTTATCGGTACCGACATGGACCACGACGCGCTCCGAACGGATCTCGATGCAGCTACACTGACCGACGAAGAGATGGACGCCGACTGGAATGCGTTCGAAGACCGTTTCCCGACATTCGACCTCGAAGCAGCGGACGAACAGACGGAAGCGACAGATGCTGACGACCCGGAAGAAGTGGGGTTGGCTGATTGA
- a CDS encoding ABC transporter substrate-binding protein, whose amino-acid sequence MQQTLSRRQLLGGVAGGAVAMTAGCQSIGAETGGGSKTVALSQSLTSGDWSMYGGAAPYYSPMHETLTASSHNFSEIEPWLATEWETVDDTTWEFRLRDDVTFHNGEDFTADAVAQSLSALLADRPLGWAKVTDESFTALDDRTLQIETVARFGALAGTLSHPLFGIQHPSSYERPIGTGPFEAEAVDADSPLETVRFRDYWGDEPQLEELTFEGISDPTTRSTSLQSGDIDASFEIPRQDYELLSANEDIQVRTKREPRAGSAMVNLYNSPTDDADLRRALNYAVDQQAIVESILSGIGAPAKGPYPPMIPWSAHDDLPAYGPNLERARELVEQSAYDGEDVALHVSSDTPHMQLIATRMQERFAEIGVSSTVRQFGRGSFYTTEQKANSNLTLIELGSINGAADYLVRLQFHSEGGDNAALHESEGTGLYNLGPDVDDLIETGDRALDEETKHEAYREVQQRVMEEGVLVPIYYKEYVFGQRANTTGPQMHAVPHMTRWTEFANE is encoded by the coding sequence ATGCAACAGACGCTTTCACGACGCCAGTTACTCGGTGGCGTCGCAGGTGGTGCCGTAGCGATGACCGCCGGTTGCCAGTCAATCGGCGCTGAAACCGGCGGCGGCTCGAAGACGGTCGCGTTGAGCCAATCCCTTACCAGTGGAGACTGGTCGATGTACGGTGGTGCGGCGCCGTACTATTCACCGATGCACGAGACATTGACGGCCTCATCACACAACTTCTCGGAGATAGAGCCGTGGCTCGCAACGGAGTGGGAGACGGTCGATGACACGACATGGGAGTTCAGACTTCGTGATGACGTGACGTTCCACAACGGGGAGGATTTCACTGCGGACGCCGTCGCTCAATCGCTGTCGGCGCTGCTCGCGGACCGGCCGCTCGGGTGGGCGAAGGTAACCGATGAGAGTTTTACCGCACTGGATGACCGAACGCTCCAGATCGAGACCGTCGCACGGTTCGGGGCGCTCGCCGGGACACTGAGCCATCCGCTGTTCGGTATCCAACATCCAAGTAGTTACGAGCGCCCTATCGGCACTGGACCGTTCGAGGCCGAAGCGGTTGACGCAGACAGCCCACTAGAGACTGTTCGCTTCAGGGACTACTGGGGTGACGAACCGCAACTGGAAGAGCTCACTTTCGAGGGAATCTCCGATCCGACGACGCGGTCGACAAGCCTCCAATCCGGCGACATCGATGCGTCGTTCGAGATCCCTCGGCAGGACTACGAACTACTCTCTGCGAACGAGGATATCCAGGTTCGCACGAAGCGTGAGCCACGTGCCGGATCTGCGATGGTCAACCTTTACAACTCGCCGACTGACGACGCTGACCTCCGTAGAGCGCTCAACTACGCCGTCGACCAGCAGGCCATCGTCGAGTCCATCCTGAGTGGAATCGGTGCACCGGCGAAAGGCCCGTACCCGCCGATGATTCCGTGGTCGGCACACGACGATCTCCCTGCGTACGGACCGAACTTAGAGCGTGCTCGTGAACTGGTCGAGCAATCGGCATACGACGGCGAAGACGTGGCGCTGCACGTGAGTAGCGACACACCGCATATGCAACTCATCGCGACACGGATGCAGGAGCGTTTCGCCGAGATCGGCGTCTCAAGTACGGTCCGCCAGTTCGGTCGCGGCTCGTTCTACACAACAGAGCAGAAAGCCAACTCGAACCTCACACTGATCGAACTGGGATCGATCAACGGGGCCGCGGACTACCTCGTTCGTCTGCAATTCCACTCCGAAGGCGGCGATAACGCTGCACTCCACGAGTCGGAGGGGACTGGACTGTACAACCTTGGGCCGGATGTGGACGACCTCATCGAAACGGGTGACCGGGCACTGGACGAGGAGACGAAACACGAGGCCTACCGCGAGGTACAGCAGCGCGTCATGGAAGAGGGCGTACTCGTCCCGATATACTATAAGGAGTATGTGTTCGGCCAGCGTGCGAACACGACGGGCCCACAGATGCACGCCGTCCCCCACATGACTCGGTGGACGGAGTTCGCAAACGAGTAG
- the nikB gene encoding nickel ABC transporter permease codes for MHWQYLFRRLTLTAVTLVLVSAVTYSLIGIAPGDPAELVLQKQLGQSPTTEQIETFRAKHGLDEPIHWQYLHWFGDLLKGDLGQSYYHERSVSELLMDRLPVTVKLAAGGLAVSLAVSLPTGILSARRPQGLADHLSQTIALLGVAMPNFWLGYLLIFAFSLKLGLTPVYGSGTLAHLVLPSITLGTGLAAVQTRLLRATLQDTLGAEFVTAARTRGLREWLVVGKHALRNALLPLLTVVGLQLGFVLNGAVVVEVVFQRPGLGTLLVDAIFDRNYPVVQGVTLLAGVLFVSVNTVTDLAYGLIDPRIDVGGDPA; via the coding sequence ATGCACTGGCAGTATCTCTTCCGCCGGTTGACGCTGACGGCGGTCACCCTAGTGCTGGTCAGCGCTGTCACGTACAGCCTCATCGGCATCGCGCCAGGGGATCCGGCAGAGCTAGTACTGCAAAAACAGCTTGGCCAATCGCCGACGACCGAACAAATCGAAACGTTCCGTGCGAAGCACGGCTTAGACGAGCCGATACACTGGCAGTATCTCCACTGGTTTGGTGACCTCCTGAAGGGGGATTTGGGCCAGTCGTACTACCACGAGCGGTCGGTGAGCGAACTGCTCATGGATCGGCTCCCGGTAACAGTCAAACTAGCTGCTGGGGGGCTCGCGGTGTCGCTCGCCGTATCTCTCCCGACGGGTATCCTCAGTGCCCGCCGCCCACAGGGACTCGCCGACCATCTGAGCCAGACCATCGCACTTCTCGGCGTCGCGATGCCGAACTTTTGGCTCGGTTACCTCCTGATATTTGCCTTCTCTTTGAAGCTCGGACTGACGCCCGTCTACGGTAGCGGGACACTCGCCCATCTCGTCCTCCCCTCGATTACCCTCGGGACTGGACTCGCAGCCGTCCAGACCCGGTTGCTCCGTGCGACGCTTCAGGACACGCTCGGCGCGGAATTCGTTACTGCCGCGCGGACTCGCGGTCTGCGCGAATGGCTCGTCGTCGGCAAGCACGCGCTTCGAAACGCGCTGTTACCATTACTCACCGTGGTCGGCCTCCAGTTGGGATTCGTCCTCAACGGCGCCGTCGTCGTCGAAGTAGTCTTCCAACGACCCGGACTCGGCACCTTACTGGTGGATGCGATCTTCGACCGGAACTACCCCGTCGTCCAAGGCGTGACGCTGCTCGCCGGAGTCCTGTTCGTGTCGGTCAACACCGTGACTGACCTCGCGTATGGGCTGATTGACCCACGAATCGACGTTGGGGGTGACCCAGCGTGA
- the nikC gene encoding nickel transporter permease codes for MSFFTGAGDETSSRSRTRRLRRALRKPQTAVGALLVMTLTAVALLGPELLATDPLAQDLTSRLQSPSPAHPFGTDRLGRDVFSRVVHGARFSLGIAITVTGVRFLIGVGIGLVAGYNGEWIDELMMRFVDLLFAFPGIVLALVIAGIAGPSLTNVLLALAVVGWGTYARVVRSEVLSVRERDYVAAARLSGTPRHRVVLEHVLPNVLGPTIVLAALDVGTVVLATAGLSFLGLGAQPPTPEWGTMIASGRHYLQTAWWLVNVPGIAIVLTVLGFTLLGDGLRDALDPDGRTKRGR; via the coding sequence GTGAGTTTCTTCACAGGGGCTGGTGACGAGACGTCGTCTCGCTCACGTACACGCCGGTTACGACGGGCGCTTCGGAAGCCACAGACGGCTGTTGGCGCGCTGCTCGTGATGACGCTTACCGCCGTCGCACTGCTGGGTCCGGAACTGCTCGCGACCGACCCACTGGCACAGGACCTCACGAGTCGACTGCAATCTCCCTCGCCAGCGCACCCGTTCGGAACCGATCGACTCGGTCGGGACGTGTTCTCCCGTGTCGTCCACGGAGCGCGGTTCTCATTGGGTATCGCTATCACCGTCACAGGCGTCAGGTTTCTCATCGGCGTCGGTATCGGGCTCGTGGCCGGTTATAACGGGGAGTGGATCGACGAACTCATGATGCGGTTCGTCGACCTTCTGTTCGCGTTTCCCGGCATCGTCCTGGCACTGGTCATCGCCGGTATCGCTGGTCCCAGTCTCACGAACGTGTTGCTCGCACTGGCGGTCGTCGGCTGGGGGACCTACGCACGGGTCGTCCGGTCGGAGGTACTGTCCGTTCGCGAGCGTGACTACGTTGCGGCCGCTCGTCTGTCCGGAACGCCCCGCCACCGCGTCGTCCTTGAGCACGTCCTGCCGAACGTGCTCGGCCCGACAATCGTCCTCGCGGCCCTGGACGTGGGAACGGTCGTCCTCGCGACGGCGGGGCTATCTTTCCTCGGGCTCGGCGCACAGCCGCCGACACCCGAATGGGGGACCATGATCGCCTCCGGCCGCCACTACCTGCAGACTGCGTGGTGGCTCGTGAACGTTCCTGGAATTGCAATTGTGCTAACAGTACTAGGATTCACGCTTCTGGGCGATGGGCTCCGCGACGCCCTCGACCCGGACGGAAGAACAAAAAGGGGACGTTGA
- a CDS encoding ABC transporter ATP-binding protein has protein sequence MARLDITNLTITYSSDSRQQTAVDDANLTVERGDLVALVGESGAGKSTLARAVAGIHEPATIQSGSILLDDRDLTTASTEEWRAIRGSRVGFAFQDPTTAFDPIYTVGEQLVEAIRAGGTPVTGGSLLESVSRRFRRRSFPRHRDRAIALLEEVGIDDPGACLDAYPSELSGGQCQRAFLATALAGEPDILVADEPASGLDATTQARVLALLENLSETRDLGVLLVTHDLGLASEHCDNISVLADGRTVDSGPVEELLSKPDHTATESLVSAARRLTLPDRQPVSVDGCGASPGPRPTTDETIVSVCGLTKRYPVDDAIVDRLLKDRSYLTALDDVSIDVRKGETLGVVGSSGSGKSTVVECIAGLTEPTSGDVRIDGRSVGTVSSRDVETLGRVGVVFQQPKSSLNPRWPLRRSIAEPLSRRGWADDRIDERISELCSLVEISPSVAASRPDAVSGGQAQRAALARAIADDPEILLLDEPMSALDATTRAAVVSLLGELQTSSEGPDATVVVSHDLGIVGQLADRIVVLDKGAIVERGPADEVLSAPEHPGTRALLDAVPNLPAAAETGVLSAGITSDNASSL, from the coding sequence ATGGCACGACTCGACATCACCAATCTGACAATCACGTACAGTAGTGATAGCCGCCAGCAAACCGCTGTCGATGATGCGAACCTCACGGTCGAACGTGGGGACCTCGTCGCGCTCGTCGGCGAGAGCGGGGCTGGAAAGTCAACGCTCGCCCGTGCCGTCGCCGGCATCCACGAACCCGCGACCATCCAGTCTGGCTCGATACTACTGGACGACCGAGACCTCACCACGGCCTCCACCGAGGAGTGGCGGGCCATCCGCGGTTCTCGCGTCGGATTCGCGTTCCAGGACCCAACGACGGCGTTTGATCCTATATACACTGTCGGTGAGCAGTTGGTAGAAGCAATCCGTGCGGGCGGTACCCCAGTCACCGGTGGCTCCTTGCTCGAGTCAGTCTCTCGCCGCTTTCGGCGGCGCAGTTTTCCACGACACCGTGATCGGGCGATTGCGCTTCTGGAAGAAGTCGGTATCGACGACCCGGGGGCGTGTCTGGATGCGTACCCGTCGGAGTTGAGTGGTGGGCAATGTCAGCGTGCGTTTCTCGCGACGGCGCTGGCCGGTGAACCAGATATCCTCGTCGCCGATGAACCGGCGAGTGGTCTCGACGCGACAACACAGGCACGCGTACTTGCGCTGCTCGAAAATCTCTCTGAGACGCGTGACCTCGGGGTGTTGTTGGTCACGCACGACCTCGGGCTTGCAAGTGAACATTGCGACAACATCAGCGTTCTCGCAGACGGACGAACCGTCGACAGCGGACCGGTAGAGGAGCTACTTTCGAAGCCCGACCACACCGCCACCGAATCGCTCGTCAGTGCAGCGAGAAGGCTCACGCTCCCGGACCGGCAGCCAGTGTCGGTGGACGGCTGTGGCGCGTCGCCGGGCCCACGACCGACGACCGACGAGACGATTGTCTCGGTGTGTGGACTCACGAAGCGCTATCCGGTCGACGATGCGATCGTGGATCGTCTGCTGAAGGATAGGTCGTATCTGACCGCCCTCGACGACGTCTCAATCGACGTTCGGAAAGGTGAAACACTGGGCGTTGTCGGCTCCAGTGGCTCCGGGAAGTCAACTGTTGTCGAGTGTATCGCTGGCCTGACCGAACCGACGAGCGGTGATGTGCGAATCGACGGCCGGTCGGTCGGGACAGTGTCCTCCCGAGATGTCGAAACACTGGGCCGAGTCGGTGTCGTCTTCCAGCAGCCGAAATCGAGCTTGAATCCGCGGTGGCCACTCCGTCGGTCGATTGCTGAGCCGCTGTCACGGCGTGGGTGGGCGGACGACCGTATCGACGAGCGCATCTCCGAGCTGTGTTCGCTGGTCGAGATCTCTCCGTCCGTCGCGGCGTCGAGGCCCGACGCGGTGTCCGGTGGGCAGGCCCAGCGCGCGGCACTGGCACGCGCAATCGCAGACGATCCGGAGATCCTGCTGTTGGACGAACCAATGTCGGCGCTGGATGCCACGACGCGCGCTGCGGTTGTATCGTTGCTCGGAGAGTTGCAGACCAGCAGCGAGGGGCCCGACGCCACCGTCGTCGTCTCTCACGACCTCGGGATAGTCGGTCAACTCGCCGACCGCATCGTCGTCCTGGACAAAGGTGCAATTGTCGAGAGAGGTCCCGCAGACGAGGTCTTGTCGGCACCGGAACACCCAGGAACACGTGCGTTGCTCGATGCAGTTCCGAATCTCCCCGCAGCCGCCGAAACAGGCGTGCTGTCGGCTGGAATCACTTCGGACAACGCATCATCACTGTAA
- a CDS encoding NAD(P)/FAD-dependent oxidoreductase — MTEKTSTKYDVAIVGGGPAGCSAGVFCSRAGLDTVVVSNGRSTLQKCAFVENYLGFPAGIEPRSLLELVKRHAREAGCTMVEESVSSAAEGEDAFVLSLDQGSITTDRLLAASWSDSDYLEALDVETVPESGCGSVSVVPTDDRGETNVDGVYAAGRITDTHHQAIVNAGDGARVALEIVEEIDPEFYNDWVAPEGYYEQYDREVPVGVEEIDHSERRHRVEYANEYMRTFFESR; from the coding sequence ATGACAGAGAAGACATCCACGAAATACGACGTAGCGATCGTTGGCGGCGGTCCAGCGGGCTGTTCGGCCGGTGTATTCTGTAGCCGGGCTGGGCTCGACACCGTCGTCGTATCGAACGGCCGCTCTACGCTCCAGAAATGTGCGTTCGTTGAGAACTATCTCGGCTTCCCGGCGGGAATCGAACCCAGGTCGTTGTTGGAGCTCGTCAAGCGACATGCTCGCGAGGCGGGCTGTACAATGGTCGAGGAGTCGGTATCATCAGCAGCGGAGGGCGAAGACGCCTTCGTCCTTTCTCTCGACCAAGGGTCGATCACCACCGATCGACTGCTTGCGGCTTCCTGGTCCGATAGCGACTATCTCGAAGCGCTGGACGTCGAGACGGTGCCCGAATCCGGTTGTGGTTCCGTTTCCGTGGTTCCGACCGACGACAGAGGGGAGACCAACGTCGACGGCGTGTACGCCGCTGGCCGGATCACCGACACCCACCACCAGGCGATCGTCAACGCAGGCGACGGTGCCCGCGTGGCACTCGAGATCGTCGAAGAAATCGACCCCGAATTCTACAACGATTGGGTCGCACCCGAAGGCTACTACGAACAATACGACCGCGAGGTGCCGGTCGGGGTCGAAGAGATCGACCATAGCGAACGACGACACCGTGTCGAGTACGCAAACGAATATATGCGAACGTTCTTCGAGTCGAGGTAA
- a CDS encoding C2H2-type zinc finger protein has protein sequence MSYTCSSCDAQFQSAAGVTQHVALHHNTCAECDEKFEETDALRDHIHENH, from the coding sequence ATGTCGTACACCTGCTCCAGTTGCGATGCACAGTTCCAGAGCGCTGCTGGCGTGACCCAGCACGTCGCGCTTCACCACAACACGTGTGCCGAGTGCGACGAGAAGTTCGAGGAGACCGACGCGCTGCGCGACCACATCCACGAGAACCACTGA
- a CDS encoding DUF7124 domain-containing protein translates to MPSNDLTLAFSLQALEKLARPKRAFEDAATWTSYIGIVSSESSFVERRRVREAGYPQDFLSGPRSIEEALSSLRNHFETERYVFVGTDETDGIVETVPEWSFQSLTDAATAADWRLESASTVDDDWP, encoded by the coding sequence ATGCCTTCGAACGACCTCACGCTCGCCTTCTCGTTACAGGCACTCGAGAAGCTCGCACGACCGAAACGAGCATTCGAAGACGCCGCAACGTGGACCAGCTACATCGGGATCGTCTCCTCGGAGTCGTCCTTCGTCGAACGACGGCGAGTACGAGAGGCGGGATACCCCCAGGACTTCTTATCGGGTCCGCGTTCAATCGAAGAGGCACTCTCGAGTCTTCGAAATCACTTCGAGACGGAACGGTACGTGTTCGTCGGGACGGACGAGACCGACGGGATCGTAGAGACAGTGCCTGAGTGGTCCTTCCAATCACTGACCGACGCTGCAACGGCTGCGGACTGGCGGCTTGAGAGTGCGTCAACAGTTGATGACGATTGGCCCTGA
- a CDS encoding FAD/NAD(P)-binding protein — translation MTVDGLDTDHTMSGPQSYEYVIIGGGIHGTCLANYLLTEGAYRHQDLCLVEPREQLLASFETKARQCGMRTLRSTFVHHIGTEPFSLESFAEGAGREAELVSTENYPNRPTLELFLDHARNVIDRRGIHECHLQSRATGVTRTGAGDRLEVQTNAGSLEARHVVLAIGLGGSRTLPTWGTSLPDDAPLVHVWDDEFDPTTAAEFSGPTFVVGGGITAGQLACCLSEHTDVTLLSRHDLDIELTEADPYWINWRHIEQEIHTLPPGSKARLDRIRAARNDATIPPYVERRLDEARDCDDLEIRRGEIASAYATDEGLLVRFDDGTTATNAQVVLTTGLDPVPEHPLVGSVAESLSLERGAGGFPVLDDRTLAWRGTDGSRSAVYVSGALAEPSVGPFARNIVGARRVAERLLASGAGAGSRGAPSAPRGRS, via the coding sequence GTGACCGTCGACGGACTGGACACCGATCACACGATGAGCGGGCCACAGTCCTACGAGTACGTGATCATCGGTGGCGGTATTCACGGAACGTGCCTGGCGAACTATCTCCTCACCGAGGGAGCGTACAGACACCAGGACCTCTGTCTCGTCGAACCTCGCGAGCAGTTACTCGCGTCGTTCGAGACCAAGGCTCGTCAGTGCGGAATGCGAACGCTCCGGTCGACGTTCGTCCACCATATCGGCACAGAGCCGTTCTCGCTTGAATCGTTCGCGGAGGGGGCAGGTCGGGAGGCCGAACTCGTCTCGACGGAAAACTATCCGAATCGACCGACGCTGGAACTCTTTCTCGACCACGCTCGAAACGTCATTGACCGGCGTGGTATCCACGAGTGTCACCTCCAGTCGAGGGCGACGGGAGTTACCAGGACTGGGGCAGGCGACCGACTCGAAGTACAGACGAATGCTGGGTCGCTCGAAGCTCGCCACGTCGTGTTAGCCATCGGACTCGGTGGCTCGCGAACGCTCCCCACGTGGGGGACGTCACTCCCGGACGACGCCCCGCTCGTTCACGTCTGGGACGACGAGTTCGACCCGACGACAGCAGCGGAATTTTCGGGGCCGACGTTCGTCGTTGGGGGCGGTATCACCGCTGGGCAACTTGCCTGCTGCCTCTCGGAACACACAGACGTGACACTCCTTTCGCGTCACGACCTCGATATCGAACTGACCGAAGCCGACCCGTACTGGATCAACTGGCGACACATCGAACAGGAGATTCACACGCTCCCGCCGGGGTCGAAGGCCCGTCTTGACCGGATTCGGGCCGCCCGCAACGACGCGACGATTCCGCCGTACGTCGAGCGTCGACTGGACGAAGCCCGTGACTGTGACGATCTCGAAATCCGACGCGGCGAGATCGCGTCTGCATACGCGACAGACGAGGGATTACTGGTGCGGTTCGACGACGGCACGACCGCAACGAATGCACAAGTTGTCCTCACGACCGGACTCGATCCAGTCCCAGAGCACCCATTAGTCGGATCCGTCGCCGAGTCGTTGTCACTCGAGCGCGGGGCTGGCGGCTTTCCCGTCCTCGACGACCGGACGCTCGCGTGGCGAGGGACCGATGGCAGCCGTTCTGCGGTGTACGTTTCGGGAGCGCTCGCAGAACCCAGCGTCGGTCCTTTCGCCCGGAATATCGTCGGTGCTCGTCGAGTCGCAGAACGGCTCCTCGCATCAGGAGCCGGGGCCGGTTCACGGGGAGCACCGTCGGCCCCCAGAGGAAGGTCCTAA
- a CDS encoding metal ABC transporter permease, which translates to MQSSSLDAGVPFDEVTAVLWIGGILIDGVEWFLDHIFGPGMDVLADLLGTPMLGYPYMQRAYLAAVCIAVIGPIVGTFLVHREMAMIGDTLAHTAFAGVAVGLFLNSALSLTLSPLLTAFVVAVVTALLVELLVEHAGAYSDTSLAIVLTGGFAVGSILITATDGGIAVGIDAYLFGSLATVSTENVGILVLMSVIVGSLVTLAYRPLLYVTFDATAARAARLNVRLYKRLMVVLTAMVVVSAMQIMGVILVAAMLVVPVAAAAQVAGSFKQSILLAVLAAEFAAIAGVTLSYVYGIAAGGSIVVAAIAVYAVALGFQGLAHRLPTVQRLRSQRPGQTREGLEADGGERE; encoded by the coding sequence ATGCAATCCTCCTCTCTTGACGCAGGCGTGCCGTTCGACGAAGTGACCGCTGTCCTATGGATCGGTGGCATACTCATCGACGGCGTCGAGTGGTTCCTCGACCACATCTTCGGTCCCGGAATGGACGTGTTGGCCGACCTGCTCGGCACACCGATGCTTGGATATCCCTACATGCAGCGAGCCTACCTCGCTGCGGTGTGTATCGCTGTCATCGGGCCGATCGTCGGGACGTTCCTCGTCCATCGAGAGATGGCGATGATCGGCGACACCCTCGCACACACAGCCTTCGCCGGCGTCGCCGTCGGACTGTTCCTCAATTCGGCCCTCTCGCTCACGCTGTCCCCGCTGCTCACCGCGTTCGTGGTCGCAGTCGTCACGGCGCTGCTCGTGGAGTTGCTCGTCGAACACGCCGGGGCGTACAGCGACACCTCGCTGGCGATCGTCCTGACGGGCGGGTTCGCCGTCGGCAGTATTCTCATCACCGCAACCGACGGTGGCATTGCGGTCGGCATCGACGCCTACCTCTTCGGCAGTCTGGCGACCGTCTCGACGGAGAACGTCGGGATTCTCGTGTTGATGAGCGTCATCGTCGGCAGCCTCGTCACGCTTGCGTATCGGCCACTCCTGTACGTCACGTTCGATGCGACGGCCGCCCGCGCGGCGCGACTGAATGTCCGCCTGTACAAACGCCTCATGGTCGTGCTCACGGCGATGGTCGTCGTTAGCGCGATGCAGATTATGGGCGTCATTCTGGTCGCTGCGATGCTTGTCGTTCCGGTCGCCGCCGCGGCGCAGGTCGCCGGGAGTTTCAAGCAGTCTATCTTGTTGGCGGTCCTTGCTGCCGAGTTCGCGGCGATAGCCGGTGTGACACTATCGTACGTCTATGGAATTGCGGCCGGTGGCTCGATTGTCGTCGCGGCGATTGCTGTGTACGCTGTCGCCCTCGGCTTCCAGGGGCTGGCGCATCGTCTCCCAACCGTTCAACGGCTCCGAAGCCAACGGCCCGGACAGACCCGAGAAGGACTCGAAGCCGACGGAGGCGAGCGAGAGTGA